Within bacterium, the genomic segment AGCGGCTGGACAAGTCGCTGCAGGGCGGCATCGAGCGCGGCAAGCTCACCCCCGAGCAGGCCGAGGAGGTCAAGCAGCGGATCACCTGGGGCGGCGACTACGCCGTCGTCGCCGAGGCCGACTGGGTGATTGAGGCCGTGTTCGAGGACGTAGAGGTCAAGCGGCAGGTGTGGGGGCAGGTGGCCCAGCGCGTCCGCGACGGCGTGCCCGTGGCCAGCAATACCTCCACCATGCCCATCAAGTCCCTCGCCGCCTTCTTCGGTCAGCCGGAGCGCTTCGTGGGCATGCACTTCTTCAACCCCCCGCCCGCGATGAAGCTCGTCGAGGTCATCCCCTCCGACCAGACAGCACCCCAGGTGACCGAAGCGGCCGTGGCGCTGTGCGAGCGCATGGGCAAGACGCCGCTCCTCGCCCCGGACATTCCCGGCTTCATGGTCAACCGCGCTTTCGGGGCGCTCGTGGCGGCGGCGGCCGAGGTGTGGGCGCTCGGCGGCGAGCCCGCGGCCATTGACCAGGCTCTTGAGCTGGGCCTAGGCCACAAGATGGGCCCCCTGCGCACCTCGGACCTCGTCGGCCTGGACATCATCAAGGCCGTCCACGAGTCCCTGACCGAGCTAACCGGCCACGATCGCTTCGCCCTGCCGCAGCGCTTCTACGACGAACTCATCAACCAGGGCAAGCTAGGGGTCAAGAGCGGCGAGGGGTTCTACAAGTACGAGGAGTAGGGACGGGGGATGAGGGGACGCAGGATGAGGGGACGCAGGATGAGGGGATGAGGGGATGAGGGGATGAGGGGATGCGGAGGGCGTGGGAGCGGTCACCGACCGCGACCGGCTGGCGCGATGGTCGCGTGGGCGCGCGTGTCCCCACGCGCGCTGGGCCCCTGACGAGGCATGGCCCGCGGTCTGTACACTACACACCCGGAATGCGCGTAGGTGGGTTCGTCCCCGAACCCGCACGGCTTGCGGGTTCGAGGACGAACCCGCCTACGCGGTGAGCGGACCGGACGACCTCCGCCGCCGCATCCCAAGATCACACGAGGGCGACCAACCACCCCCATGAAGATCGTCACCGCGCCCGAGGCCGTCGCGCTCATCCCCGACGGGGCTGCCGTCGCCGGCATCGGCTTCGGCATGATCCAGACCCCCGAGCACCTCCTGCGCGCCCTGGAGCAGCGCTTCCTGGACACCGGCCACCCGCGCGACATCAGCTACATGCACTCCGCCGGGCAGAGCGACCTGCAGGGCGGCGGGGTGGACCACCTGGCCCACGACGGCCTGCTCAAGCGCGACATCGGCGGCCACTTCCGCATGGCCCTGGGTCTCGGCCAGATGATCCTTGAGGACCGCGTCGAGGCATACAACTTCCCCCAG encodes:
- a CDS encoding 3-hydroxyacyl-CoA dehydrogenase family protein; the protein is MAIQVNTLCVLGAGTMGTGIAQVGAQAGLRVHVIETNEEAVPRSRKRLDKSLQGGIERGKLTPEQAEEVKQRITWGGDYAVVAEADWVIEAVFEDVEVKRQVWGQVAQRVRDGVPVASNTSTMPIKSLAAFFGQPERFVGMHFFNPPPAMKLVEVIPSDQTAPQVTEAAVALCERMGKTPLLAPDIPGFMVNRAFGALVAAAAEVWALGGEPAAIDQALELGLGHKMGPLRTSDLVGLDIIKAVHESLTELTGHDRFALPQRFYDELINQGKLGVKSGEGFYKYEE